Proteins encoded in a region of the Alphaproteobacteria bacterium genome:
- a CDS encoding CoA ester lyase, whose translation MLPLRSLLFMPGDNARAHEKAVDLHADAIIFDLEDAVASANKVSARHCVSDALQRHNYANKQLFLRINLYDAELRDNELKFFADHDQFTGLIAPKVESAATIQALSKAMQSAGCAEHQRIAAMIESPEGVLNAQSIAVADSRVFALIAGTNDLAESLHLPYNNERIGLTHSLSHIVLAARAHNCMALDGVYNAIKDPEGFEKECYHGRVLGFDGKTLIHPTQIAPANRCYAPSAEDVAKAKHIIEQYSAQKGGVAVADGAMIEELHLRNAQRIMQLHNAIFTNEAE comes from the coding sequence ATGCTGCCGCTGCGTTCTCTTTTATTTATGCCGGGTGATAATGCACGCGCCCATGAAAAAGCGGTTGATCTGCATGCCGATGCAATAATTTTTGATTTAGAAGATGCGGTTGCCTCTGCCAACAAAGTGTCAGCGAGACATTGTGTATCAGACGCATTGCAACGGCATAATTATGCAAACAAACAATTGTTTTTACGAATTAATCTTTATGACGCAGAACTGCGTGACAACGAATTAAAGTTTTTTGCCGATCACGACCAGTTCACCGGATTAATTGCACCCAAGGTAGAGTCTGCAGCAACTATACAGGCACTAAGTAAAGCTATGCAATCTGCGGGCTGTGCAGAACATCAACGCATTGCCGCCATGATAGAATCCCCAGAAGGAGTGCTGAACGCTCAATCAATTGCTGTGGCAGATAGCCGTGTATTTGCACTTATAGCTGGCACCAATGATTTAGCCGAATCACTTCATTTGCCCTATAACAACGAACGCATAGGCTTAACCCATAGCTTATCGCACATTGTACTGGCCGCACGCGCACATAATTGCATGGCGCTAGATGGTGTTTATAATGCCATCAAAGACCCTGAAGGATTCGAAAAAGAATGCTATCATGGCAGAGTATTGGGATTTGATGGCAAAACCCTGATTCACCCCACGCAAATAGCTCCGGCAAATCGCTGCTACGCTCCAAGTGCTGAAGATGTCGCAAAGGCTAAGCACATTATCGAACAATATAGCGCTCAAAAAGGTGGGGTTGCTGTGGCGGATGGCGCCATGATAGAAGAGCTGCACTTGCGCAACGCACAGCGTATAATGCAACTTCATAATGCCATTTTTACAAACGAGGCAGAATAA
- the leuB gene encoding 3-isopropylmalate dehydrogenase, with amino-acid sequence MENKHILLLAGDGIGPEVVAETTKIINWFSKNCGTTYTTSNALIGGAAYDETGTPLPQETLDAAHKADAVLLGAVGGPKWEPLPIAVRPEKGLLGIRKELGLFANLRPAICFGALADASTLKHEVIAGLDIMIVRELTGGIYFGQPRGVETLPDGSRKGVNTLVYTTEEVQRIARVAFDLAQKRGGKLCSIDKANVLECTEMWREEVQKIGDTEYADIELSHMYVDNASMQLVRNPKQFDVIVTTNMFGDIISDTAAMLTGSLGMLPSASLGARDVASGKIPSLYEPVHGSAPDIAGQGIANPIATILSFAMMLRYSFNLSNDADLLENAVNSVLESGYRTSDIMQDGAKQVGTHEMGDAIISALANLSAGSQKNNAVASR; translated from the coding sequence ATGGAAAATAAACATATTCTACTGCTAGCCGGTGATGGAATTGGCCCCGAAGTTGTGGCCGAAACCACTAAGATTATTAATTGGTTTTCTAAAAACTGTGGCACAACTTATACCACTTCCAACGCATTAATTGGCGGCGCCGCATACGACGAAACCGGAACTCCACTGCCACAAGAAACGTTAGATGCTGCTCATAAGGCCGATGCGGTTTTACTAGGAGCCGTAGGTGGCCCAAAATGGGAACCCTTGCCTATCGCCGTGCGCCCGGAAAAAGGCTTGCTTGGCATCCGCAAAGAACTTGGTTTGTTTGCCAATCTTCGTCCTGCAATTTGCTTCGGCGCCCTCGCTGATGCCTCTACACTAAAACATGAGGTAATCGCCGGATTAGATATCATGATAGTGCGCGAATTAACTGGTGGCATCTATTTTGGCCAACCACGGGGCGTTGAAACCCTGCCCGATGGCAGCCGCAAAGGGGTTAACACGCTAGTTTACACCACAGAAGAAGTGCAGCGTATTGCGCGCGTAGCTTTTGATCTGGCGCAAAAACGTGGCGGTAAACTTTGCTCTATCGATAAAGCTAACGTATTAGAATGCACAGAAATGTGGCGCGAAGAAGTGCAGAAAATTGGCGACACTGAATATGCAGATATCGAGCTATCGCATATGTATGTCGATAATGCATCCATGCAATTAGTGCGCAACCCCAAGCAATTCGATGTGATTGTTACCACCAATATGTTTGGCGATATCATTTCAGACACCGCCGCCATGCTTACCGGATCGCTTGGAATGTTACCTTCAGCCTCTTTGGGTGCGCGTGATGTTGCCAGCGGCAAAATTCCATCGCTTTATGAGCCAGTGCATGGCAGCGCGCCAGACATTGCCGGACAAGGCATTGCCAACCCAATCGCAACCATCCTTAGCTTTGCGATGATGTTGCGCTACAGCTTTAATCTTTCAAATGATGCGGATTTACTTGAAAATGCAGTGAATTCTGTTTTAGAAAGCGGCTATCGTACCAGCGACATTATGCAGGACGGAGCCAAACAGGTTGGCACTCATGAAATGGGCGATGCCATTATTTCTGCATTGGCCAATCTTAGCGCTGGAAGCCAAAAAAATAATGCTGTCGCTAGCAGATAA
- the rpsP gene encoding 30S ribosomal protein S16, with protein sequence MATKIRLARSGAKKRPYYRIVVADQRSPRDGRFIEKLGAYNPMLPKGDENRIVFDKERMQHWLKTGAQPTERVERFLRAAGLITTKAVYRDAEKGPKNPDKLRKHQAKEEAPAPAAKEEAPAASDAAAEAASSAEEAVSPSTDA encoded by the coding sequence ATGGCTACCAAAATTCGTCTGGCTCGCTCTGGCGCCAAAAAACGTCCATATTACCGCATCGTTGTTGCCGATCAGCGCAGCCCACGCGATGGCCGCTTCATCGAGAAGCTTGGCGCATATAACCCAATGTTGCCAAAAGGTGACGAAAACCGCATCGTTTTTGATAAAGAACGCATGCAGCATTGGCTGAAAACCGGCGCACAGCCAACAGAGCGTGTAGAGCGTTTCTTGCGTGCAGCTGGCTTGATCACCACCAAAGCTGTTTATCGCGACGCAGAAAAAGGCCCTAAAAACCCAGACAAACTGCGTAAGCACCAAGCTAAAGAAGAAGCTCCCGCTCCTGCCGCTAAAGAAGAAGCACCTGCCGCTTCTGATGCTGCTGCCGAAGCTGCTTCAAGCGCAGAAGAGGCCGTGTCTCCTTCTACCGATGCTTGA
- the ffh gene encoding signal recognition particle protein, which translates to MFASLSDRLGSVFTNLRKRGTLSESDIDNAMREVRIALLEADVALPVVKEFIKSLKEKAVGTEVVKSVSPAQMVIKLVQDHLVELLGDEHHDLNLNAVPPVVVLMVGLQGSGKTTTTGKLAKILKEKRGKKVLLASLDVQRPAAQEQLDVLANQVGVTGLPIIKGQSPLDITKRALESARLEGYDVLMLDTAGRLHIDEALMQELAEIKRLSKPTETMLVADALTGQDAVVIATEFHEKIGITGITLTRIDGDARGGAALSMRHVTSQPIKFMGTGEKLENLEPFHPQRIASRILDMGDVVSLVERATESINKEDAQKMQERFDQGQFDLNDLSEQLKNMKKMGGMGSLMGMLPGMGQLKQQLEGATVDESVLGKTEAMISSMTPAERSNPKLLNASRRRRIAQGSGTTVQDINRLIKQWQQMSQMMKKFRKMGKKGMTRSGLKNLLPM; encoded by the coding sequence ATGTTTGCTTCACTTAGTGACCGTTTAGGTTCTGTTTTTACCAATTTACGTAAGCGCGGAACACTGTCGGAAAGCGACATCGATAATGCCATGCGCGAAGTACGTATCGCACTTCTAGAGGCCGATGTGGCTTTACCTGTGGTAAAAGAATTCATCAAAAGCTTAAAAGAAAAAGCTGTCGGTACCGAGGTCGTAAAAAGCGTGTCTCCGGCGCAGATGGTTATAAAGTTGGTGCAAGACCATTTGGTTGAACTGCTGGGTGATGAACATCACGACCTCAATCTCAATGCTGTACCGCCCGTGGTTGTGCTGATGGTTGGCTTGCAAGGATCGGGTAAAACCACCACAACAGGTAAGCTGGCTAAAATACTGAAAGAAAAACGCGGTAAAAAAGTGCTGTTGGCATCCCTTGATGTGCAGCGCCCTGCGGCACAAGAACAGCTGGATGTTCTGGCTAATCAAGTGGGTGTGACCGGCCTACCTATTATCAAAGGCCAATCGCCTCTGGATATTACCAAGCGCGCATTAGAATCTGCCCGTCTTGAAGGCTATGATGTGTTGATGCTGGATACTGCCGGACGCTTGCATATTGATGAAGCTCTCATGCAAGAGCTTGCAGAAATTAAGAGGCTTTCCAAACCCACCGAAACCATGTTGGTTGCAGATGCACTAACAGGACAGGATGCCGTGGTAATTGCCACCGAGTTTCATGAAAAAATCGGCATTACTGGCATTACTCTCACCCGTATTGATGGCGACGCCCGTGGAGGCGCAGCGCTTTCTATGCGTCATGTCACAAGCCAACCTATCAAATTTATGGGTACTGGTGAAAAACTCGAAAATCTGGAGCCTTTCCATCCGCAACGTATCGCATCACGCATTTTGGATATGGGCGATGTGGTGTCATTGGTGGAGCGCGCTACAGAAAGCATCAATAAAGAAGATGCGCAAAAAATGCAGGAGCGTTTTGATCAAGGCCAGTTTGATCTGAATGATTTATCTGAGCAACTTAAAAATATGAAGAAAATGGGGGGCATGGGATCGCTCATGGGCATGTTGCCTGGTATGGGGCAGCTTAAGCAGCAATTAGAAGGTGCAACAGTAGATGAGAGCGTATTAGGTAAAACCGAAGCCATGATATCCTCTATGACACCGGCAGAACGCAGCAACCCAAAGCTGCTGAATGCCTCACGTCGTCGGCGTATTGCACAAGGATCCGGCACTACCGTTCAAGACATTAACCGCCTGATTAAACAATGGCAGCAAATGTCGCAGATGATGAAAAAGTTCCGCAAAATGGGCAAAAAAGGCATGACTCGCAGTGGCCTGAAAAACCTTCTGCCCATGTAA
- a CDS encoding exodeoxyribonuclease VII small subunit, which produces MSNQSSQQHADIANLSFEAAMGELEAIVKRMETGEAELESAISDYDRGMALKKHCETKLADARMKVEKIVQNEDGGSATVAFDPDE; this is translated from the coding sequence TTGTCTAATCAATCATCTCAGCAACATGCTGACATCGCAAATCTTTCCTTTGAAGCCGCTATGGGCGAGCTTGAGGCAATTGTAAAGCGTATGGAAACCGGTGAAGCAGAACTAGAGTCTGCTATCAGCGATTATGATCGTGGAATGGCTTTGAAAAAGCACTGTGAAACCAAGCTTGCCGATGCGCGGATGAAGGTAGAAAAAATCGTACAAAATGAAGATGGCGGCAGCGCCACAGTTGCGTTTGATCCAGATGAATAA
- the trmD gene encoding tRNA (guanosine(37)-N1)-methyltransferase TrmD yields MTASPHAHTLFEAIALTLFPEMFPGPLAYSLAGKALHNGLWNLETLNIRDYATNKHNNVDDTPYGGGTGMVMRADVVDAAICAAKSKLPNARLIHFTPRGQAITQPLIAKLVEQPLIMLCGRFEGIDERIFEEHQPLDLSLGEFVLSGGEIPALALLDACLRLVPGVIQDESALGEESFGLDAVYAGLLEYPHYTRPPVWKGKGIPDVLLSGHHEQIRTWRLAEAERVTATRRPDMWERYMNAKK; encoded by the coding sequence ATGACCGCCTCACCCCACGCACACACGCTGTTCGAAGCCATTGCACTTACACTTTTTCCCGAAATGTTTCCTGGCCCCCTAGCCTATTCCTTGGCAGGGAAAGCACTGCATAATGGCTTGTGGAATTTAGAAACTCTGAATATTCGCGACTACGCCACCAACAAACATAACAACGTAGACGACACTCCATATGGCGGTGGCACCGGCATGGTGATGCGTGCTGATGTGGTGGATGCTGCCATTTGCGCAGCAAAAAGCAAACTTCCCAATGCTCGCCTCATACACTTCACCCCCCGAGGTCAGGCGATTACTCAACCCCTTATTGCTAAGCTGGTAGAGCAACCGCTGATAATGCTATGCGGAAGATTTGAAGGTATAGATGAGAGAATTTTCGAAGAACATCAGCCACTTGATCTAAGCCTAGGTGAGTTCGTGCTTTCGGGTGGAGAAATACCAGCGCTTGCTTTGCTTGATGCCTGTTTGCGTTTGGTGCCAGGAGTAATTCAGGATGAATCTGCTTTAGGCGAAGAAAGTTTTGGTTTAGACGCTGTTTATGCTGGACTATTGGAATATCCTCACTATACTAGGCCGCCTGTTTGGAAGGGCAAAGGCATACCAGATGTGTTGCTCTCCGGCCACCATGAACAAATTCGTACATGGCGTCTTGCAGAGGCAGAGCGAGTTACCGCTACTCGTCGCCCAGATATGTGGGAACGCTATATGAACGCTAAGAAGTGA
- the rimM gene encoding ribosome maturation factor RimM (Essential for efficient processing of 16S rRNA) codes for MDIGVITGAHGIRGQVKIKSFTTNPSDIALYKPLLNAEGTKRYELRIDAATKNALVATLKGVKDRNTAETLRGTEFFVAKSSLPPPDDDEFYYEDLVGLEIRNAAGETLGKVTALQDFGAGDVIEIRHTNGTKEMYPFTLASFPEIFITEGYILADLPEIIEAKGEKE; via the coding sequence GTGGACATTGGTGTTATTACCGGCGCGCATGGCATTCGCGGGCAAGTTAAAATCAAAAGCTTTACCACCAATCCAAGCGATATTGCGCTTTACAAACCATTACTGAACGCCGAGGGCACAAAACGCTATGAATTGCGGATCGATGCCGCCACAAAAAATGCTTTGGTCGCCACACTAAAGGGCGTGAAAGATAGAAATACTGCAGAAACACTGCGTGGCACAGAGTTTTTTGTAGCAAAATCCTCCCTACCTCCACCGGATGACGACGAGTTCTACTATGAAGACCTGGTGGGATTAGAAATACGCAATGCCGCAGGAGAAACACTTGGTAAGGTTACGGCTCTACAGGATTTTGGCGCGGGCGATGTCATTGAAATCCGCCATACAAACGGCACGAAAGAAATGTACCCTTTCACGTTAGCATCTTTCCCAGAAATTTTTATTACCGAAGGGTATATTCTTGCTGATCTGCCCGAGATTATCGAGGCAAAAGGGGAGAAGGAATGA
- the rplS gene encoding 50S ribosomal protein L19 → MNLLQKLEQSHIAEVTEGKTIPEFGAGDTLRVNVRIVEGANERVQAFEGVCIGKKNRGLHSSFTVRKISHGEGVERTFPLYSPRVDSIDVVRRGDVRRAKLYYLRDRSGKSARIKEKRDWLNKKPSNNA, encoded by the coding sequence ATGAACCTGCTGCAAAAACTTGAACAAAGCCATATTGCCGAAGTGACCGAAGGCAAAACCATTCCAGAATTTGGCGCTGGCGACACATTGCGCGTTAACGTACGCATCGTAGAAGGCGCTAACGAACGTGTTCAGGCATTCGAAGGTGTGTGCATTGGCAAAAAGAACCGTGGCTTGCATTCCTCTTTCACTGTGCGCAAAATCAGTCATGGCGAAGGTGTTGAGCGTACATTCCCACTCTATTCACCCCGCGTTGACAGCATTGATGTAGTGCGCCGTGGCGATGTGCGTCGTGCGAAGCTCTACTATCTTCGTGATCGCAGTGGTAAATCAGCACGCATTAAAGAAAAGCGTGACTGGTTGAACAAAAAGCCATCAAACAACGCATAA
- the sdhD gene encoding succinate dehydrogenase, hydrophobic membrane anchor protein — translation MGFRTPLATVRGHGSAKDGTHHWWMQRLTAIAMIPLCFWLIYSLLNLILSEQTTVQEWLQSPFRALLLTVFIGAMTFHAKLGIQVIIEDYVHASCSKYSLLLINTFGFILLFLMAVMAIFKLHML, via the coding sequence ATGGGTTTTCGCACCCCCCTCGCAACAGTTCGTGGCCATGGCTCAGCAAAAGATGGTACTCACCATTGGTGGATGCAGCGCCTGACCGCCATTGCCATGATCCCGTTATGCTTTTGGCTTATTTATTCGCTGCTCAATTTAATTCTCAGCGAGCAGACCACAGTGCAAGAATGGTTGCAATCGCCCTTCCGCGCATTATTGCTCACTGTATTTATCGGAGCGATGACATTCCATGCTAAATTAGGCATACAGGTGATTATCGAAGATTATGTTCATGCTTCATGCAGTAAATATAGCTTACTGCTCATCAATACATTTGGCTTCATTCTGCTATTTCTCATGGCAGTGATGGCTATTTTTAAATTACATATGCTCTAA
- the leuC gene encoding 3-isopropylmalate dehydratase large subunit, translated as MERPQTLYDKIWDAHLVDQQDDGTCLLYIDRHLVHEVTSPQAFEGLRMAGRKVRRPDATLAVADHNVPTEGRARGIADETSRIQVETLESNCTEFGVPYFPLLDIRQGVVHIVGPEQGFTLPGMTIVCGDSHTSTHGAFGALAFGIGTSEVEHVLATQTLIQRPAKNMLVRVDGKLPIGVTAKDITLAVIGRIGTAGGTGYVIEYAGEAIRNLSMEGRMSVCNMSIEAGARAGLIAPDETTFAYVKGRPMAPKGEELDKAIAYWRTLTSDEDAHYDSVIEISAADIEPQVTWGTSPEDVLPISGKVPNPADIKDTAKAQAVQRSLDYMGLTAGTPLKEIPVDRVFIGSCTNGRIEDLRAAAVVAKGRKVADTVSAMIVPGSGLVKEQAENEGLDKIFIEAGFDWREPGCSMCLAMNADKLAPGERCASTSNRNFEGRQGRGGRTHLVSPAMAAAAAITGHLADVRELDTMVLA; from the coding sequence ATGGAACGCCCCCAAACGCTCTATGATAAGATATGGGATGCCCATCTTGTCGATCAACAAGATGACGGAACCTGCCTGTTATATATTGACCGCCACCTCGTCCATGAAGTTACCAGCCCCCAAGCCTTTGAAGGTTTGCGTATGGCTGGCCGCAAAGTGCGTCGACCTGATGCTACATTGGCCGTAGCAGACCATAACGTACCAACCGAAGGTCGTGCTCGCGGCATAGCCGATGAAACCTCGCGTATACAGGTGGAAACGTTAGAATCCAACTGTACGGAATTTGGTGTTCCATACTTCCCGCTATTAGACATACGTCAGGGCGTTGTACATATTGTTGGCCCTGAGCAAGGATTTACCCTGCCCGGCATGACAATCGTCTGCGGCGATAGCCACACTTCCACCCACGGTGCATTTGGAGCCCTTGCATTTGGTATTGGCACCAGCGAAGTAGAGCATGTTCTGGCCACACAAACCCTTATTCAGCGCCCTGCAAAAAATATGCTTGTACGTGTAGACGGCAAGCTTCCTATTGGTGTGACGGCGAAAGACATCACCCTTGCAGTTATTGGGCGTATTGGCACCGCAGGCGGCACCGGATATGTGATTGAATATGCTGGAGAAGCTATCCGCAATTTAAGCATGGAAGGCCGTATGTCGGTCTGTAATATGTCGATTGAGGCAGGTGCTCGCGCCGGTTTGATTGCTCCGGATGAAACCACTTTTGCCTATGTTAAAGGCCGCCCTATGGCGCCCAAAGGTGAAGAGTTAGATAAAGCCATTGCTTATTGGCGCACACTCACTAGTGACGAAGATGCGCATTATGATAGTGTTATCGAAATTTCTGCCGCTGATATCGAACCCCAAGTTACATGGGGAACCAGCCCTGAGGATGTGTTGCCAATCAGTGGTAAAGTTCCCAACCCCGCAGACATTAAAGACACTGCCAAAGCCCAGGCAGTACAGCGCTCATTAGATTATATGGGACTTACTGCTGGCACACCGCTTAAAGAAATTCCTGTAGACCGTGTATTTATAGGCTCCTGCACCAATGGACGCATCGAAGATTTGCGCGCTGCCGCCGTAGTTGCAAAAGGCCGTAAAGTTGCCGACACTGTCAGCGCCATGATTGTCCCCGGTTCTGGTTTAGTGAAAGAACAGGCCGAAAATGAAGGCCTCGACAAGATATTCATCGAAGCCGGCTTTGACTGGCGAGAGCCCGGATGCTCTATGTGCCTTGCCATGAATGCCGACAAACTCGCCCCTGGAGAACGCTGTGCCAGCACCAGCAATCGAAACTTTGAAGGTCGCCAAGGGCGCGGAGGCCGCACGCACTTAGTTAGCCCCGCTATGGCCGCCGCCGCCGCTATCACCGGCCATTTAGCAGATGTACGTGAGCTAGATACTATGGTGCTGGCATAA
- the sdhC gene encoding succinate dehydrogenase, cytochrome b556 subunit translates to MSESSSTPRTKSHERPLSPHLTIYKPQITSMLSISHRISGVLLSAGLVVFVAWLWCAAYCPEYYTAFSGYATSWWGMLLLLMWSFAFNYHFLNGIRHLFWDMGEGLELEPAIRSGWIVVVGTFAITGLYWWAIMVDYY, encoded by the coding sequence ATGTCTGAAAGTTCTTCTACCCCGCGCACAAAATCCCATGAGCGGCCACTTTCTCCTCACTTAACCATATATAAACCACAAATCACCTCTATGCTTTCTATTTCTCACCGCATAAGTGGTGTGCTATTGAGCGCTGGATTGGTTGTTTTTGTTGCGTGGCTATGGTGCGCCGCCTACTGCCCAGAATACTATACGGCGTTTTCGGGCTATGCGACAAGCTGGTGGGGAATGTTGCTGTTACTTATGTGGAGCTTTGCATTTAATTACCATTTCTTAAACGGTATACGCCACTTGTTTTGGGATATGGGCGAAGGGTTAGAGCTTGAACCTGCAATACGCTCTGGCTGGATAGTTGTGGTTGGCACATTCGCTATCACTGGCCTGTATTGGTGGGCGATTATGGTAGATTATTACTGA
- a CDS encoding aspartate-semialdehyde dehydrogenase: MSYKVAVVGATGNVGREILSLLDERNFPVSEVVALASKSSVNREVSFGETTILKCKVLDDYDFSDTDIALFSPGASVSKIHAPRAAKAGCVVIDNTSQFRYDDDIPLVVPEVNSDALANFKTRNIISNPNCSTIQMLVALKPLHDAAKIKRIVVSTYQSVSGAGKDAMDELYNHTKAIYVAEHKEPEKFSKRIVFNVIPQIDIPMEDGSYKEEWKMVTETQKILDPDIKVSATCVRVPVFVGHAESVNVEFKNPISAQQAREILSKAPGVELCDNPDKNEFITPAECVGEDAVFVSRVREDKSVENGLNLWIVSDNLRKGAALNAVQIAEDLIENHALAPKAMA; the protein is encoded by the coding sequence ATGAGCTACAAGGTGGCCGTCGTCGGCGCAACTGGAAATGTGGGGCGCGAAATTTTAAGCCTGTTAGACGAACGCAATTTTCCCGTTAGTGAAGTAGTTGCCCTTGCCTCAAAAAGCTCTGTAAATCGCGAAGTAAGCTTTGGTGAAACCACAATATTAAAGTGCAAAGTGTTGGATGATTATGATTTTTCCGATACCGATATTGCTTTGTTTTCGCCCGGCGCCTCTGTTTCTAAAATTCACGCGCCACGTGCCGCCAAAGCCGGTTGCGTAGTAATTGATAACACATCGCAGTTTCGTTATGACGATGATATTCCATTAGTGGTGCCTGAAGTAAACAGCGATGCATTGGCAAACTTCAAAACCCGCAATATTATTTCTAACCCCAATTGCTCTACTATTCAGATGTTGGTTGCGCTAAAACCTCTGCACGATGCCGCAAAAATCAAGCGCATTGTGGTATCTACCTATCAGTCAGTTTCCGGTGCAGGTAAAGATGCAATGGATGAGCTGTATAATCACACTAAAGCTATCTATGTGGCTGAACATAAAGAGCCAGAAAAATTCAGTAAGCGTATAGTGTTCAATGTTATTCCTCAAATTGACATTCCTATGGAAGATGGCAGTTATAAAGAGGAATGGAAAATGGTGACTGAAACACAAAAAATTCTCGACCCTGACATCAAAGTTTCGGCAACATGCGTACGTGTGCCGGTTTTTGTTGGCCATGCTGAATCAGTCAATGTTGAATTTAAAAATCCCATTTCTGCACAACAAGCTCGCGAAATTTTATCCAAAGCGCCGGGCGTAGAGCTTTGCGACAACCCTGATAAAAACGAATTTATTACTCCAGCTGAATGCGTGGGTGAAGATGCAGTGTTTGTTAGCCGCGTGCGTGAAGATAAATCAGTTGAAAATGGACTGAATTTATGGATTGTGTCGGATAATTTGCGCAAAGGTGCGGCGCTGAATGCGGTGCAGATTGCCGAAGATTTGATCGAAAATCACGCCCTTGCTCCCAAAGCTATGGCATAG
- the leuD gene encoding 3-isopropylmalate dehydratase small subunit — MQAFTTLTATAAPLDLMNIDTDMIIPKQFLKTIKRTGLGVNLFDEMRYDLEGKEIPDFVLNKPAYRDAQILVAGENFGCGSSREHAPWALLDFGIRCVIAPSYADIFFNNCFKNGILPIKLDKEIVSRLLQWAKTNEGNSTMTVDLQTQTINAEGIGAIAFDVEPFRKHCLLNGLDDIGLSLKKQDKINDFEASQQRSAPWLYKAA, encoded by the coding sequence ATGCAAGCATTTACCACACTTACCGCTACTGCTGCACCTTTAGATTTGATGAATATCGACACTGATATGATCATTCCCAAGCAGTTTCTAAAAACAATTAAACGCACCGGCTTGGGCGTCAATTTATTTGATGAAATGCGCTATGATTTAGAAGGCAAAGAAATCCCCGATTTTGTGCTGAATAAACCTGCGTATCGTGACGCACAAATTTTGGTTGCGGGTGAAAATTTTGGCTGCGGCTCTTCGCGTGAACATGCTCCATGGGCACTTTTAGACTTTGGAATTCGCTGCGTTATCGCCCCATCTTATGCAGATATATTTTTCAACAATTGCTTTAAAAATGGCATATTACCTATTAAATTAGATAAAGAAATTGTTTCTAGATTACTGCAATGGGCAAAAACTAATGAAGGCAATTCCACCATGACTGTGGATTTGCAAACACAAACTATAAACGCTGAAGGCATTGGTGCTATTGCTTTTGATGTAGAGCCATTCCGTAAGCATTGTTTGCTAAATGGACTTGATGACATTGGTTTATCGCTTAAAAAGCAAGACAAAATAAACGATTTTGAAGCCTCTCAACAGCGCAGCGCACCCTGGCTTTATAAAGCCGCGTGA
- a CDS encoding TerC family protein → MQSIATNSIEVYMELLLNPEAWASLLTLTALEIVLGIDNVVFIALIVNHLPPKERDRARYIGLFLALFMRIALLFSLVWLMGLTEPFFSVLGHGISGKDLLMVVGGLFLIYKATTSIHDEMTHDAESSYKDFKGSFSKTILQVIFIDLIFSFDSIITAVGLTEMVVVIVVAMVIAMAVMLVSSGFIAEFIEKHATLKMLALSFIMMIGMMLCAEGLGFHVPKGYIYFSMAFSLGVEILNMTVRKRSLRATQKNTAPQAEDGK, encoded by the coding sequence ATGCAATCTATCGCAACAAATTCTATCGAGGTGTATATGGAACTGCTATTAAACCCTGAAGCATGGGCGAGTTTACTTACGTTGACAGCATTAGAAATTGTGCTGGGTATCGACAATGTGGTGTTTATCGCCTTAATAGTAAATCATCTGCCACCAAAAGAGCGTGACAGAGCGCGTTACATTGGTTTGTTCCTGGCATTGTTCATGCGTATAGCCCTCTTATTTAGTTTAGTATGGCTGATGGGGCTGACAGAGCCGTTTTTCTCCGTGTTAGGTCACGGGATTTCCGGCAAAGATTTGTTGATGGTAGTGGGCGGCTTATTCCTTATTTATAAGGCTACAACCAGCATTCACGATGAAATGACACATGATGCAGAATCGAGCTATAAAGATTTTAAGGGCAGTTTCAGCAAAACCATCTTACAAGTAATTTTTATTGATCTGATATTCTCGTTCGATTCGATTATAACCGCAGTGGGTCTAACCGAAATGGTTGTGGTGATTGTGGTCGCAATGGTGATTGCAATGGCTGTGATGTTGGTTTCTTCAGGTTTTATAGCAGAGTTTATCGAAAAACATGCCACACTAAAAATGCTGGCGCTATCGTTCATTATGATGATTGGCATGATGCTATGCGCCGAAGGCCTTGGATTCCATGTGCCTAAAGGATACATCTATTTCAGTATGGCGTTCTCGCTTGGCGTTGAAATTCTCAATATGACAGTGCGTAAACGTAGCTTGAGAGCCACGCAAAAAAATACAGCACCACAGGCTGAGGATGGCAAATAA